One part of the Raphanus sativus cultivar WK10039 chromosome 7, ASM80110v3, whole genome shotgun sequence genome encodes these proteins:
- the LOC130497662 gene encoding uncharacterized protein LOC130497662 yields the protein MMFRQILNLGVTQVNDARWLIFPRLIMALLQSQHAVPSYPSDKLQRPVPYKKDKRVGEIYEQRLAKGKAPSRSEPKRSSTRTTRQSSPAPSPAPRTATPSSRTAPRRVSVYELGSVAIPQGPLNRVDLQVALQDTTRALQALAEIVQDLQSAVAGGEEED from the exons atgatgttcagacaGATTCTCAATCTTGGAGTGACTCAGGTCAATGATGCACGTTGGTTGATCTTCCCTCGCTTGATCATGGCACTTCTCCAAAGCCAGCATGCAGTTCCATCTTATCCCAGTGACAAGCTTCAACGTCCGGTTCCTTACAAGAAGGATAAACGCGTGGGTGAGATCTATGAGCAGAGACTAGCTAAAGGAAAGGCACCATCTAGAAGTGAACCAAAGAGAAGCTCTACCAGGACAACACGTCAGTCATCTCCTGCTCCGAGCCCTGCTCCACGAACTGCTACACCAAGCTCCAGGACTGCACCACGACGCGTATCTGTCTATGAGCTTGGATCAGTTGCCATTCCTCAAGGACCACTTAACCGTGTTGATTTGCAAGTGGCCTTACAGGACACAACACGAGCTCTTCAGGCGCTAGCTGAGATAGTTCAGGATCTTCAGAGCGCTGTAGCAG ggggagaagaagaagactaa
- the LOC108836289 gene encoding uncharacterized protein LOC108836289, with amino-acid sequence MHVSDVLPEVTEELDSFNTANEKAASEDSDERTPGLGEEPSAKVPEADLQPLIGSSNADIQDVPVTDKSSEEKDESALQMVVVEDEKEQSGADVESGKAGDDEPKDDEASQKEVRKKRVLQRLGLRSAKQRKTGESSTPTQSQFLTPGDAAKSPYLAKEAEASPRLRSRRSGDKSAEPMPPLIKKRYDQFLKRKVLAERSVDLKEADQWGYLAVIKKGSMESTVSNLAVYVEQVVAEFYAGLPSTKAEADVDEVIVSVRGQTYKFSPALINNTIDWEPLSEDEVEEDATLDEISVTELASFITGDTRTEWEGLTTADLTSCYGALMIIAAYNWIPSTHKTYVSLERARLIYKMAHGVRADLGKMMFRQILNLGVTQVNDARWLIFPRLIMALLQSQHAVPSYPSDKLQRLVPYKKDKRVGEIYEQRLAKGKAPSRSEPKRSSTRTTRQSSPAPSPAPRTATPSSRTAPRRVSVYELGSVAIPQGPLNRVDLQVALQDTTRALQALAEIVQDLQSAVAG; translated from the coding sequence ATGCATGTTTCTGATGTACTTCCTGAGGTGACTGAGGAGCTTGACTCGTTCAACACCGCGAATGAGAAAGCTGCTTCAGAAGATAGCGATGAAAGAACTCCGGGTCTTGGGGAAGAGCCATCTGCGAAAGTGCCTGAAGCAGATCTGCAACCGCTAATCGGATCCTCTAATGCTGACATTCAAGATGTTCCGGTCACTGATAAATCGTCGGAAGAGAAGGATGAGTCTGCTTTACAGATGGTGGTCGTTGAAGATGAGAAGGAACAGAGTGGAGCTGATGTTGAATCCGGCAAGGCGGGTGATGACGAACCCAAAGATGATGAAGCTTCACAGAAGGAAGTGAGAAAGAAACGAGTGCTGCAGCGATTAGGGTTGCGTTCCGCAAAACAGAGGAAGACAGGGGAGTCTAGTACACCAACTCAATCTCAATTTCTCACACCAGGAGATGCAGCCAAGTCTCCATATTTGGCTAAGGAAGCAGAAGCCTCACCTCGGTTGAGATCGAGAAGGTCTGGTGACAAAAGTGCTGAACCAATGCCTCCTCTCATCAAGAAAAGGTATGATCAGTTCCTTAAGCGTAAGGTACTTGCTGAGCGTTCGGTAGATTTGAAGGAGGCTGATCAGTGGGGGTACTTGGCGGTTATTAAAAAGGGGTCTATGGAATCAACTGTCTCGAATCTTGCTGTGTATGTTGAGCAAGTTGTAGCTGAGTTCTATGCAGGTCTGCCGAGTACCAAAGCTGAAGCAGATGTTGATGAAGTAATTGTCTCTGTGAGGGGACAAACGTACAAGTTCTCACCTGCGCTCATCAACAATACCATAGATTGGGAACCACTTTCTGAGGATGAAGTGGAGGAAGATGCAACTTTGGATGAAATCTCAGTAACCGAGTTGGCTTCATTCATCACTGGAGATACGAGGACAGAATGGGAAGGTCTCACTACAGCGGATCTTACTTCATGCTACGGTGCTTTGATGATCATAGCTGCCTACAACTGGATTCCCTCTACTCACAAGACGTATGTCTCACTTGAGAGGGCAAGGCTGATCTACAAGATGGCTCATGGAGTCCGTGCTGATTTGGGtaagatgatgttcagacaGATTCTCAATCTTGGAGTGACTCAGGTCAATGATGCACGTTGGTTGATCTTCCCTCGCTTGATCATGGCACTTCTCCAAAGCCAGCATGCAGTTCCATCTTATCCCAGTGACAAGCTTCAACGTCTGGTTCCTTACAAGAAGGATAAACGCGTGGGTGAGATCTATGAGCAGAGACTAGCTAAAGGAAAGGCACCATCTAGAAGTGAACCAAAGAGAAGCTCTACCAGGACAACACGTCAGTCATCTCCTGCTCCGAGCCCTGCTCCACGAACTGCTACACCAAGCTCCAGGACTGCACCACGACGCGTATCTGTCTATGAGCTTGGATCAGTTGCCATTCCTCAAGGACCACTTAACCGTGTTGATTTGCAAGTGGCCTTACAGGACACAACACGAGCTCTTCAGGCGCTAGCTGAGATAGTTCAGGATCTTCAGAGCGCTGTAGCAGGTTAG
- the LOC108834338 gene encoding uncharacterized protein LOC108834338: MEDEKGGDGQVSVLSSATMEKIDSGGKIDSEAKLIDVPVAMTTIDEDEATQEWSIPVTHLSEEEGERLAAVQAEKEDDDEEEYWEYEPGEKPSKANKKSEIDAIGSDEEDEEELEDRYEYEIEQSVAEFEDEEVIRRNTIPDSSDEDEDYFDVRNRKRQRSEDKLEVGTAFWSGFEFKEAVLDYALTKGRNIEQSRWDKTKLSFKCGIRGKCKWRVYCAFDQPTQKWLVKTRYKYHSCTPNGKCRLLRSPVIARLFLDKLREDNGLMPEKIQEQIKETWKFIASRNQCQRGRTLALKMLEKEYADQFAHLRGYVREIEKTNPGSSVVLETVGNAAKEDVFDRFYVCFEKLKSSWRGTCRKIIGLDGTFLKTEVKGILLTAVGHDGNNQIFPFAWAVVQAESTDTWLWFIKRLKYDLSLGDGSNYVLLSDSSKGLISAIQSELPNAEHRRCVKHIVENLKKKHKNKSFLKPRVWNLAWSYNKTQFKEELAKLQDYSMSLYDDVMKREPKTWSLAYYKLGSFCDDVDNNATESFNATITGARAKAIVPMLETIRRQAMVRIAKRRKKSERREEKFTKYVVEILKAEKEDADKCITTPCTHGVFEVRLGTSGYNVNTSRKTCTCGKWQITGIPCEHAYGAMIDAGLDVEDYVSDFFSTSIWRMTYSESISTVRGPRFWMKKGKYRLVVEPPEPTLGEGEKKKKKKKKKFPRKKGKNESPTKKNKKVVETIGRMGRIMHCSKCGEADHNAATCKIHPKKKIKTEPKDIGSSGAEV; encoded by the exons ATGGAGGACGAAAAAGGTGGAGATGGGCAGGTCTCTGTTCTTTCCTCTGCGACAATGGAGAAAATCGACTCGGGGGGGAAAATCGACTCAGAAGCGAAATTGATTGATGTTCCTGTAGCGATGACGACGATTGATGAAGACGAAGCAACCCAGGAGTGGAGCATTCCGGTTACTCATCTCAGTGAAGAAGAGGGAGAAAGATTGGCTGCGGTTCAAGCTGagaaggaagatgatgatgaagaggagTATTGGGAGTATGAGCCGGGAGAAAAGCCGAGCAAAGCGAACAAAAAATCTGAGATTGATGCAATTGGtagtgatgaagaagatgaagaagagctTGAGGATAGGTATGAGTATGAAATTGAACAATCAGTGGCTGAGTTTGAGGATGAAGAAGTCATTAGGAGGAATACTATTCCAGATAGCTCGGATGAAGATGAAGACTACTTCGATGTTAGAAATAGAAAACGCCAACGATCTGAGGATAAACTCGAAGTGGGAACAGCTTTCTGGTCTGGATTTGAGTTCAAAGAAGCTGTCTTGGATTATGCTCTTACCAAGGGTCGAAACATTGAACAGAGTAGATGGGATAAGACGAAGCTTAGCTTCAAGTGTGGGATTAGAGGTAAATGCAAATGGAGGGTATACTGTGCCTTTGATCAGCCTACTCAGAAGTGGTTAGTGAAAACAAGGTACAAATATCATAGTTGTACACCCAATGGGAAGTGCAGGCTTTTGCGAAGTCCGGTTATAGCTAGGTTGTTTCTGGATAAACTGAGAGAAGACAATGGGTTAATGCCTGAGAAGATTCAAGAGCAGATAAAGGAGACCTGGAAATTCATAGCTTCACGGAATCAATGCCAACGAGGAAGAACATTAGCGTTAAAAATGCTGGAGAAAGAGTATGCAGACCAGTTTGCTCACCTACGAGGTTATGTGAGAGAGATTGAGAAGACCAATCCAGGTTCGAGTGTTGTGCTTGAAACTGTAGGTAATGCAGCCAAAGAAGATGTATTTGATCGGTTCTATGTGTGCTTTGAGAAGCTTAAAAGCTCTTGGAGAGGGACGTGCAGGAAAATAATAGGGCTTGATGGAACGTTTTTGAAGACTGAAGTCAAGGGAATATTACTCACTGCTGTAGGACATGATGGCAACAACCAGATATTTCCTTTTGCTTGGGCTGTAGTACAAGCTGAGTCTACAGATACATGGCTTTGGTTTATCAAGAGACTGAAGTATGATTTGTCACTTGGAGATGGCAGCAACTATGTTCTTCTATCTGATAGCTCAAAG GGACTAATAAGTGCAATCCAATCAGAGTTACCAAACGCAGAGCATAGGCGTTGTGTGAAACACATTGTCGAaaatctgaagaagaagcacaagaatAAATCTTTTCTGAAACCAAGAGTATGGAATCTTGCTTGGAGCTACAATAAGACACAGTTCAAGGAAGAGCTTGCTAAGTTACAGGATTATAGCATGTCATTGTATGATGACGTGATGAAGAGAGAACCAAAAACATGGTCATTGGCGTACTACAAACTTGGGAGCTTTTGTGATGACGTTGATAACAATGCGACTGAGTCTTTCAATGCCACTATTACTGGAGCTCGAGCTAAGGCTATTGTACCCATGTTGGAAACAATAAGAAGGCAAGCAATGGTCAGAATCGCAAAGAGACGCAAGAAATCTGAGAGGCGGGAAgagaaatttacaaaatatgtggTTGAAATTCTTAAAGCTGAGAAGGAAGATGCCGACAAATGCATAACAACTCCTTGCACTCATGGTGTATTCGAGGTACGTCTTGGAACTTCTGGTTACAACGTTAACACTTCTAGGAAAACTTGCACTTGTGGGAAGTGGCAAATCACAGGGATACCGTGTGAGCATGCATATGGTGCTATGATAGATGCTGGGTTAGATGTGGAGGATTATGTTTCTGACTTCTTTTCCACTAGTATATGGAGGATGACTTATAGCGAGTCCATAAGCACGGTTAGAGGGCCTAGATTTTGGATGAAAAAGGGTAAATATAGATTAGTTGTAGAACCACCAGAACCTACACTAGGAGAgggagaaaaaaagaagaagaaaaagaaaaagaagtttcCGAGAAAGAAAGGGAAAAATGAATCACCAacgaagaagaacaagaaggttGTTGAAACAATTGGAAGAATGGGGCGTATCATGCACTGTTCCAAGTGTGGGGAAGCCGATCACAATGCTGCTACATGCAAAATCCACccaaagaagaagatcaagactGAACCAAAG GATATTGGAAGCTCTGGAGCAGAAGTCTGA
- the LOC108834339 gene encoding uncharacterized protein At4g04775-like, translated as MEKSSHASSSATSGGACSRRNRGFHGVPTHCWCGEEIDTFVSRTRRNPFRRFYRCKIAIHRKGEAHLFKWVDEALAEEISLVEARQITVEENLEEMKKTETSEEDGGALQNNGCLGVITWFCCKLW; from the exons ATGGAGAAGAGTAGTCACGCATCTTCATCCGCGACATCTGG AGGTGCTTGTTCAAGGCGAAACAGAGGATTTCATGGTGTTCCAACACACTGCTGGTGTGGAGAAGAGATTGATACATTCGTTTCCAGGACACGTAGGAATCCGTTTCGTAGATTTTATCGCTGTAAAATCGCGATTCAT agAAAGGGGGAAGCTCATCTCTTTAAGTGGGTTGATGAGGCTTTAGCTGAAGAAATTTCTCTGGTTGAAGCAAGACAAATAACAGTTGAAGAAAATTtagaggagatgaagaagactGAGACAAGTGAAGAAGACGGTGGGGCTTTGCAGAACAATGGTTGTCTAGGTGTCATTACATGGTTTTGCTGTAAACTTTGGTAA
- the LOC108839214 gene encoding CASP-like protein 5B2 → MKKIFGGPGTVCGLLLRIGQCASAAASIGVMLSSTEFYNRTAFCYLIASMGLQLLWSFGLACLDVYALRGKKDLQNPILVSLFVVGDWVTAMLSLAAACSSAGVVVLFARDLKYCNIREQFSCLRYQVAVALAFVSWFQIAISSHVTFWILASV, encoded by the exons ATGAAGAAGATATTCGGAGGCCCAGGAACAGTGTGTGGCCTGTTACTGAGAATCGGACAATGTGCTTCCGCTGCTGCCTCAATCGGCGTTATGCTCTCTTCCACCGAGTTCTATAATCGCACTGCTTTCTG CTACTTGATTGCTTCAATGGGTCTTCAATTGCTGTGGAGCTTTGGCCTTGCATGTCTTGATGTTTATGCTCTGAGAGGCAAGAAAGATCTCCAAAACCCAATCTTGGTTAGCTTATTCGTCGTTGGTGATTGG gtGACTGCAATGTTATCTCTCGCAGCTGCGTGCTCATCAGCGGGTGTTGTAGTCTTATTTGCCAGAGATCTTAAGTATTGCAATATCCGTGAGCAGTTTTCATGTCTTAGGTATCAAGTAGCTGTAGCTCTGGCTTTCGTCTCTTGGTTTCAGATCGCTATTTCTTCTCATGTCACATTTTGGATCTTAGCCTCTGTTTAG
- the LOC108815623 gene encoding CASP-like protein 5B2: FGFGYSYLIASMGLQLLWSFGLACLDVYALRGKKDLQNPILVSLFVVGDWVTAMLSLAAACSSAGVVVLFARDLKYCNIREQFSCLRYQVAVALAFVSWFQIAISSHVTFWILASV, translated from the exons tttggatttggttACAGCTACTTGATTGCTTCAATGGGTCTTCAATTGCTGTGGAGCTTTGGCCTTGCATGTCTTGATGTTTATGCTCTGAGAGGAAAGAAAGATCTCCAAAACCCAATCTTGGTTAGCTTATTCGTCGTTGGTGATTGG GTGACTGCAATGTTATCTCTCGCAGCTGCGTGTTCATCAGCGGGTGTTGTAGTCTTATTTGCCAGAGATCTTAAGTATTGCAATATCCGTGAGCAGTTTTCATGTCTTAGGTATCAAGTAGCTGTAGCTCTGGCTTTCGTCTCTTGGTTTCAGATCGCTATTTCTTCTCATGTCACATTTTGGATCTTAGCCTCTGTTTAG
- the LOC108822950 gene encoding 5'-methylthioadenosine nucleosidase has translation MGPHGDGDMEKVESESHRPISTVVFVIAMQAEAQPLVNKFGLSETSDSPLGKGLPWVLYQGLHKDLRIYVVCPGKDAALGIDSVGTVPASLITFASIQALQPDILINAGTCGAFKVKGANIGDVFLVSDVVFHDRRIPIPMFDLYGVGLRQAFSTPNLLKELNLKIGRLSTGDSLDMSTQDESLIISNDATLKDMEGAAVAYVAELLKVPVIFLKAVTDLIDGDKPAAEEFLQNLAMVTSALEETATKVINFIHGKTLSDL, from the exons ATGGGTCCTCATGGAGATGGTGACATGGAGAAAGTTGAATCGGAGAGTCATCGACCCATCTCCACAGTCGTCTTCGTCATCG CTATGCAAGCGGAGGCTCAACCTTTGGTCAACAAGTTCGGACTCTCCGAAACTTCTGATTCTCC GCTTGGGAAAGGATTGCCCTGGGTTCTCTATCAAGGGCTGCACAAAGATCTTCGGATCTATGTTGTCTGCCCCGGAAAAGATGCTGCTCTAG GGATTGATAGTGTTGGAACTGTTCCAGCTTCTCTCATTACCTTTGCTTCTATCCAAGCTTTACAACCTGACATTCTCATCAATGCTGGAACCTGCGGTGCCTTTAAG GTTAAAGGAGCCAACATAGGAGATGTATTCCTTGTATCTGATGTTGTCTTTCATGATAGAAGAATACCTATCCCG ATGTTTGATCTGTATGGAGTTGGTCTTCGTCAGGCCTTCTCAACCCCCAATCTCCTCAAGGAACTCAATTTAAAG ATTGGCAGGTTGTCTACTGGTGACTCTTTGGATATGTCCACACAAGATGAGTCACTGATCATTTCCAATGATGCTACGCTAAAGGACATGGAG GGTGCTGCTGTGGCCTACGTTGCTGAGCTTCTGAAGGTACCAGTAATCTTCTTAAAAGCAGTGACGGATCTGATAGACGGAGACAAACCGGCTGCAGAGGAATTCTTACAGAACTTGGCAATGGTGACCTCTGCGCTAGAGGAAACTGCCACTAAAGTGATCAACTTCATCCATGGGAAAACCCTTTCAGACCTCTAA
- the LOC108819818 gene encoding uncharacterized protein LOC108819818 has translation MKAVKSPIHTAWSWVRRQPPKVKAFLAVVTGMAALVLLRFIVHDHDNLFVAAEAVHSIGICVLIYKLMKEKTCAGLSLKSQELTAIFLAVRLYCSFVMEYDIHTVLDLATLGTTLWVIFMIRFKLKASYMEDKDNFALYYVLVPCVVLAVLIHPSTSHNILNRISWALCVYLEAVSVLPQLRVMQNTKIVEPFTAHYVFALGVARFLSCAHWVLQVVDTRGRLLVALGYGLWPSMVLISEIVQTFILADFCYYYVKSVFGGQLVLRLPSGVV, from the exons ATGAAGGCCGTGAAAAGTCCGATCCACACGGCGTGGTCATGGGTGAGGAGGCAACCACCGAAGGTGAAGGCTTTTCTCGCGGTGGTAACCGGCATGGCGGCTTTGGTTCTGCTCAGATTCATTGTTCACGATCACGACAATCTCTTCGTCGCCGCCGAAGCTGTTCACTCCATCGGGATCTGCGTTCTCATCTACAAACTCATGAAAGAAAAAACCTGCGCTG GATTGTCACTGAAATCTCAGGAGCTCACGGCGATATTTCTAGCTGTGAGGCTGTATTGCAGCTTTGTGATGGAATATGATATACACACCGTTCTGGATCTGGCTACTCTGGGAACAACTCTCTGGGTTATTTTTATGATCCGGTTTAAGTTGAAGGCTAGTTACATGGAGGACAAAGACAACTTCGCTCTCTATTACGTG CTTGTGCCGTGTGTTGTGCTGGCTGTGTTGATCCATCCATCGACCTCTCACAACATATTAAACAGGATTTCGTGGGCATTGTGTGTATACCTTGAAGCTGTTTCAGTACTGCCTCAGCTGCGAGTGATGCAGAACACAAAG ATTGTTGAACCCTTCACGGCGCATTATGTATTTGCACTTGGAGTAGCAAGGTTCCTTAGCTGTGCCCATTGGGTTTTACAG gttgtGGACACGAGGGGAAGATTGCTTGTAGCATTAGGTTATGGATTGTGGCCATCGATGGTTCTCATCTCAGAAATTGTTCAAACTTTCATCCTTGCAGATTTCTGTTACTACTACGTCAAAAG CGTTTTTGGGGGTCAGCTTGTTCTCAGGCTTCCGTCTGGAGTAGTATAA